A single region of the Plutella xylostella chromosome 28, ilPluXylo3.1, whole genome shotgun sequence genome encodes:
- the LOC105383937 gene encoding UDP-glucosyltransferase 2 yields the protein MILRVCFVALAILATSVNSARILAIYPVASVSHQVVFRALTLELAKRGHELVVFTPNPALPKDRPKDNVTEIDMSESYQLFFKLFMHAFEPVRGVIFPAKQMSEYESLKMMIAFVEEVYKMEEFKKIISDKTQKFDLIMAEALFVSPLMLSKIFDAPTIWFSSFYGSPNAYETVGAPGHPMLYPNYFRGKFVNLSLWDKIYETYLEFQFWYNTRRVLSYEESLVKKYFGEEAPSIDELKNNVDLLFVNANPIFEGNRPVPPNVIYLGALHMQPLKELPSDLKTFLDNSKRGVVYVSLGTNVRFETMEPSLIDVFVKAFEAMPYDILWKFDGQNIPNAPKNVKIQKWFPQRDLLTHPNIKAFVTQGGLQSTDEAIEAGVPFVGLPALGDQYFNTDQYVRLGIGIRLNFETLKPEELVNGVNTVVNDKSYRENVKKLGVLMRDQPQTPLERAVWWTEYVLRNKGAKHLRSPAANISWSEYLMLDVVAALATAVLLFLAAVGIVWRTVSKIFRKNVKVNKNKKE from the exons atgattttacGCGTGTGTTTTGTGGCTTTAGCCATATTGGCTACTAGTGTAAATTCTGCTCGAATTTTAGCAATATATCCTGTTGCATCAGTAAGTCATCAAGTAGTTTTTCGCGCTTTGACATTAGAACTGGCAAAAAGGGGGCATGAGCTTGTTGTTTTCACTCCAAACCCAGCGCTTCCTAAAGACCGGCCAAAGGACAATGTCACTGAAATTGATATGAGCGAATCTTAccagttattttttaaattatttatgcatGCATTCGAGCCAGTCAGAGGAGTTATATTCCCTGCTAAACAGATGTCGGAATATGAATCGCTCAAAATGATGATTGCGTTCGTCGAAGAAGTATATAAGATGGAAGAATTCAAAAAGATTATAAGTGACAAGACTCAGAAGTTTGATCTGATTATGGCCGAGGCACTTTTTGTGTCTCCGTTGATGCTTTCCAAAATCTTCGATGCCCCTACTATTTGGTTCAGTAGCTTCTATGGTAGTCCCAATGCTTACGAAACTGTTGGTGCCCCAGGACACCCTATGTTGTATCCAAACTATTTCAGAGGAAAATTTGTTAATCTCTCACTATGGGATAAAATTTACGAAACATACCTAGAATTTCAATTCTGGTACAACACTCGCCGGGTGTTGTCCTATGAAGAATCACTTGTAAAGAAATATTTCGGTGAAGAAGCGCCAAGTATTGATGAATTGAAAAACAATGTGGATCTGTTGTTTGTGAATGCAAATCCTATTTTTGAGGGAAATCGACCAGTTCCTCCTAATGTGATTTATCTAGGAGCTCTTCATATGCAGCCCTTAAAAGAACTACCAAGT GacttaaaaacctttttaGACAATTCAAAGCGAGGTGTTGTTTATGTGAGTTTGGGAACTAATGTGCGTTTTGAAACCATGGAACCATCTTTGATTGATGTGTTTGTTAAGGCTTTCGAGGCCATGCCATACGATATTTTGTGGAAATTCGACGGTCAAAACATTCCGAATGCACCCAAAAAcgttaaaatacaaaaatggTTTCCGCAAAGAGATTTACTGA CGCATCCAAACATTAAAGCGTTTGTGACGCAGGGGGGCCTGCAATCAACAGACGAAGCTATAGAAGCAGGAGTGCCATTCGTTGGTCTTCCAGCCCTAGGGGATCAGTACTTCAACACAGACCAGTATGTCAGACTTGGTATCGGTATCAGACTAAACTTTGAGACCTTGAAACCCGAGGAACTGGTCAATGGCGTCAACACGGTTGTCAACGATAAGAG CTACCGTGAAAACGTAAAGAAGCTAGGAGTCTTGATGCGGGATCAGCCACAGACACCACTGGAAAGGGCAGTGTGGTGGACAGAATACGTGCTGAGGAATAAAGGAGCCAAACACTTGAGGTCACCAGCGGCCAATATATCCTGGTCTGAATACCTCATGCTGGATGTGGTAGCCGCCTTGGCTACCGCAGTTCTGCTATTTTTGGCAGCAGTGGGAATAGTTTGGCGGACTGTTAGCAAGATTTTTCGTAAAAATGTTAAGGtgaataagaataaaaaagaGTAA